In a single window of the Necator americanus strain Aroian chromosome X, whole genome shotgun sequence genome:
- a CDS encoding hypothetical protein (NECATOR_CHRX.G22635.T1), translating into MLLRGLRACAERASKSRTTNLDRISKTTKELLGRRRALRLDPNASHIERLVANTSCRKALQEDLSKYRQKKILEAAQRRTSLKKCRRDLREYNIPLATLLSEDGTRTSSRREMEIITERFYSNLFRSSTPVSSPIIPTGDAPPRILPSEVRVAIKSMKPGTAPGPGFISADFLRAGGHPLHVILAAHMTSYLQKERIPDQWKTSRTVLIHKKGDREDLRNYRPICLLSVLYKVFTKIILTRISRTLDEAQPQEQAGFRQGFSCLDHIQTVSRVIEVCREYRLPLVLTFVDYEKAFDSVETNAILSALVDQGVDASYVRTLANCYERCTTRIQLFHRPLTIPIGKGVRQGDTISPKLFTAALQWIMKSLSWEERGIRVDGRFLSNLRFADDIVLFSSSTNEAETMLNELNEAGKRIGLRINRKKTQFMKNAHCEDGGVQLEGSQIVETPSYVYLGRSMNMENDLKEELNRRMRAAWAAFAAVREATDQLTDHDLRAHLFDSTVLPALCYAAETWADTAATSRKLLITHRALERCLLKFNRRTQHLAGLRSSDLRGMSRLRDPAEYVSKAKHRWAGHIMRRIDDRWTKRTLEWIPRDAKRPRGRPPTRWSDVFAARMDQLRAQLDTAQGPRQRHSRNLRTSWMTMARERNEWKRCWGPHVE; encoded by the coding sequence atgctgctcagaggattacgagcctgtgctgaacgtgcctcgaagtcgcgcacgacaaacttggatcgaatttcgaagaccaccaaggaattgttaggaagaagaagggctttgaggcttgatccgaatgcatcgcacattgagcggttagtagcaaacactagctgcagaaaagcgttgcaggaggatctttcgaagtacaggcagaagaagattctagaagcagcacaaagaagaacgagtctaaagaagtgccgcagggacctccgcgaatataatattccgctagcaaccttgctgagcgaagacgggactcgcacgtcttctcgtcgtgagatggaaatcattacggagaggttctactcgaaccttttccgttcatcaactcctgtgtcaagcccaatcatccccactggcgatgctccaccacggattctcccttcggaagtacgagtcgctatcaagagcatgaaacctggcacagcccccggacctggttttatatcagcagactttcttcgggctggtggccatccgcttcatgtaatcttagcagcgcacatgacatcctatcttcagaaagaaaggatcccagaccagtggaagacctcgcgaaccgttcttatccataagaaaggtgaccgagaggaccttcggaactaccgtccgatatgcttgctgagcgtgttatacaaagtattcaccaagatcatcctcacacgcatatctaggacgctggatgaagcccagcctcaagaacaagctggattccgccaagggttcagctgcttggaccacatccagaccgtgtcgagggtcatagaggtttgccgggaataccgcctgccccttgttctaaccttcgtcgactatgagaaagcctttgacagcgtagaaacgaatgcaatactgtcagcgctggtcgatcaaggtgtggacgcgtcgtatgtgaggacattagccaattgctatgaacgatgcacgactaggatacagcttttccaccgccctctcaccatacccattggaaagggggtacgacaaggcgatactatatcgccgaagctgttcacggctgcattgcaatggataatgaaatcactatcctgggaagaaaggggcatacgtgttgatggaagatttctttcgaaccttcgtttcgcggacgacatcgttctcttttcgagcagcaccaatgaagcagaaacgatgctcaacgaattgaacgaagcagggaagagaataggactacgaataaacagaaagaagacacagttcatgaagaacgcgcactgcgaggacggaggagtacaacttgaaggctcccaaatcgtggaaactccgtcatacgtatacctcggacgttctatgaacatggaaaacgacttgaaggaagaactgaatagaagaatgagagcagcatgggcagcattcgcagccgtcagggaagctacggaccaactgacggaccatgatcttcgtgcccatctgttcgactcgacagtccttccagcgctctgttacgcagcggagacgtgggcagacaccgcggccacgtctaggaagctacttattacccacagagcccttgagagatgtctcctgaagtttaaccggcgcacacaacaccttgccggtcttcgtagctccgacttaagaggaatgtcccgtcttcgcgacccagcggaatatgtatcgaaagcaaaacatagatgggccggtcacatcatgagaagaatcgacgatagatggactaaaagaacgctagagtggatcccaagggacgctaaacgcccccgagggagaccgccaacgagatggagtgacgtgttcgctgcacggatggaccagctgagagctcagctggatacggcacaaggacctcgtcaacgtcactcacgaaacttgagaacatcttggatgacaatggcgagggaacgaaacgagtggaagagatgctggggcccgcacgtcgagtga